A region from the Pelobates fuscus isolate aPelFus1 chromosome 1, aPelFus1.pri, whole genome shotgun sequence genome encodes:
- the LOC134585726 gene encoding discoidin, CUB and LCCL domain-containing protein 1-like, whose translation MGPEVYCRDPDIRLDEGKQRTSRQVDGCGHVVMNDEGGTLTSKNYPETYPDHSVCQITIRVQSGKQLYIKVADLDLDIDSASLKIYKGSSTEEYVSYSGDLSKAKTDIFLDDNTATIHFESGLHVSGRGFLINYASSDHPDFITCLTRCDYKEDPEFSNYCPAGCWDVAGNVFGDVTNGYQESSFVCKSAVHAGVIADNLGGQVLITRLQRTFQFKGMVTSQILPKGVSDSNVQFMFNNPGYISSTRPTWTDTKMGEFTKDQIATDINKAGFPVFVLVMAVTPIVFLIGGVITMCMLLRKRRDFGDDIETGVCMQLKSFGRKELTESNLSYENEDKKYKRPTPHVSLLDPQYSHHLPMIDPGFLIRKAPTTKYIDKVIKDSCGSGKTESLAHNQSSHSSHDNATCVTSSVPQYEKPCLEDDAKRKPVYTDYRFPSDYPSRHHHLPIDYCQLQCPQYHLLHHLPQRHHPNPHFHDHPSHLYHFYPQIPVRPLSPTHHHDVH comes from the exons ATGGGACCGGAAGTGTACTGTCGTGACCCGGATATCCGACTGGACGAGGGTAAACAGCGTACGTCACGGCAAG TGGATGGATGTGGCCACGTGGTCATGAATGATGAGGGTGGAACTCTTACATCAAAGAACTACCCTGAAACATACCCCGACCACTCAGTTTGCCAGATTACCATCAGAGTGCAGAGCGGTAAACAGCTGTACATCAAAGTGGCTGATTTGGACCTGGATATTGACTCTGCATCTCTGAAAATCTACAAGGGTTCATCCACTGAGGAATATG TGAGTTACAGTGGAGATCTGAGCAAGGCAAAGACGGACATTTTCTTAGATGATAATACTGCCACCATTCATTTTGAAAGTGGCCTCCACGTGTCTGGCCGAGGATTTCTGATTAATTATGCCAGCAGTGATCATCCAG ATTTCATTACCTGCTTGACTCGCTGTGACTATAAAGAAGACCCAGAGTTCAG TAACTATTGTCCAGCCGGCTGCTGGGATGTAGCTGGAAACGTATTTGGAGATGTGACTAATGGATACCAAGAG TCGTCCTTCGTTTGCAAATCGGCTGTCCATGCCGGCGTTATCGCAGACAATCTGGGCGGTCAGGTTCTTATAACTCGATTACAACGCACATTCCAATTCAAAGGGATGGTGACCAGTCAGATTTTGCCAAAAGG TGTCTCCGATTCAAATGTCCAGTTTATGTTCAACAATCCGG GATACATTTCATCTACGCGTCCCACATGGACAGATACAAAAATGGGAGAGTTCACCAAAGACCAGATAGCTACTGATATAAACAAAGCAG GATTTCCAGTCTTTGTTCTTGTCATGGCAGTTACACCGATTGTGTTTCTAATTGGAGGTGTGATTACCATGTGTATGTTGCTAAG GAAAAGAAGAGACTTTGGTGATGACATAGAAACAG GTGTCTGTATGCAACTAAAGTCATTTGGAAGAAAGGAATTGACAGAATCTAATCTCAGCTACGAGAATGAggataaaaagtataaaaggcCAACACCACATGTCTCTCTTCTGGATCCTCAATATTCTCATCATCTCCCCATGATTGATCCTGGCTTCCTGATAAGAAAGGCGCCCACCACCAAGTACATAGATAAAGTGATCAAGGATTCTTGTGGAAGTGGGAAGACTGAGAGCCTCGCTCATAATCAGTCAAGTCACAGTAGCCATGACAATGCCACGTGCGTCACGTCCTCTGTGCCTCAATATGAAAAGCCATGCTTAGAAGACGATGCAAAAAGAAAACCAGTATATACTGACTACAGATTCCCTTCAGATTATCCTAGTCGTCATCACCATCTTCCCATTGATTATTGCCAACTCCAATGTCCTCAATATCATCTTCTTCATCATCTTCCTCAACGGCATCATCCTAATCCCCATTTTCATGATCATCCCTCCCATCTTTATCATTTTTATCCCCAAATTCCTGTTCGTCCTCTTTCTCCAACTCATCATCATGATGTCCACTAG